CGTGGCGGTTGCACGAAACCTTGCAGTCCCGCGCCGCGATGCTCCTGGAACACCGGAGCGGCGTCGTTATCAGCCGCATGTTCGGCAACCTGCTGCGTTTTGTTCGAGAAAGGCTTGTACATGACCGATTCCATCACCATGCCGGCATCGCCGCAGCAAGCATCGGGCACCGCTGCAAAGCATGTCCATTAGGGCTTTGGTCTTAAGACCTAAGACGGTTCTGCACCCTCGCACGGGCGCGGTAAATTGCATGCATCGTTTTCCCAGCATGTATCCACCGCTACCCGGCATGTACGGCACGCCACTGCCATCGTTCCCACCGCTGTTCCCGCCGCTTCAATCGCCAACCTTGCGGCGGGCAAAACTGTCAGTTGCTTCCACCAACTCATGCGTAATCCCCGGCTCAAACGCCGAATGCCCCGCATCCTGCACGATATGCAAATCAGCCTCCGGCCAGGCACGATGCAAATCCCACGCACTGCGTATCGGGCACACCACGTCATAACGCCCTTGCACGATCACTGCCGGAATCTTGCGGATGCGATCGACGTTGCGCAGCAACTGGTCGTCATGCTCGAAGAAGCCACCATTGACGAAGTAGTGGCATTCGATACGCGCAAATGCCAGCGCAAACTCATCTTCACCACTGCTGCTGATATACGCCTCATCCTGGTACAGGAAGCTGGTGGCGCCCTCCCATACGGACCAGGCACGCGCCGCATCCAGACGCGTCTTGGCGTCCGAACTGGTCAGGCGGCGATGGTAGGCGCTCATCAGGTCGCCACGCTCCACTTCGGGAATCGCTAACAGGTAGGTTTCCCAGGCATCGGGGTAAAGCGCGTCGCAACCTTTCTGGTAGAACCATTCCAGCTCCCAGCGACGCAGCATGAAAATACCTCGCAGGACCAGCTCGCTCACCTTGTCCGGATGTGTCTGCGCATAGGAAAGCGCCAAGGTCGAACCCCAAGAACCGCCGAACACCTGCCAGCGATCGATTTCCAGATGTTCGCGCAAACGTTCGATATCACTGACCAGATGCCAGGTGGTGTTGTCGGTCAGTTCCGCGTGCGGGGTGGACTTGCCGCAACCGCGCTGATCGAACAACACCATGCGATACACCGACGGATCGAAAAAGCGCCGGCACTTGGGGTTGGTGCCGCCACCGGGGCCGCCATGCAGAAAAACCACCGGCTTGCCGACTGGGTTGCCGCACTGCTCGTAATAAAGCGTGTGCAACTCGGAAACCTTGAGCTGGCCGACGTCGTACGGCTCGATTTCGGGGTACAAGGTGCGGCGATTCGCGGACATGGGTGGCTGCCTGATGAGTGTGGAAAGACACATGGTACGGGGGAGCTGCGTACCTGAGTAGTTGGGGTACCAACCCCAACATGGTCACGCCTGTGCGGACAGCGATGCTGGGGTTTTCACCCCAGCCTACAGAAACATCTTGCCAGGATTGAGAATGCCATTCGGATCGAACACGCTCTTCACGCCGCGCATCAAGGCAATTTCTTCGGCACTGTGCGTGCTTTCCAGATAAGGCCGTTTGACCAGGCCAATCCCATGCTCGGCGGAAATGCTGCCACCATGCCGTTGCAGGGTTTCCGCCAGCAGCTTCGTCACGTGTTCGCATTGCGCGATGAAATCCGCGTCGGAAAGCGCTTCTGGCTTCAGCACGTTGATATGCAGATTGCCATCGCCGATATGCCCGAACCACACCACTTCGATATGCGGATACTCGCGCGCCAGCAGCGCCTGGATCTCATGCAGAAACGCCGGCACCGCGCTGATGCGCACGGAGATATCGTTCTTAT
The sequence above is a segment of the Dyella sp. M7H15-1 genome. Coding sequences within it:
- the pip gene encoding prolyl aminopeptidase; the encoded protein is MSANRRTLYPEIEPYDVGQLKVSELHTLYYEQCGNPVGKPVVFLHGGPGGGTNPKCRRFFDPSVYRMVLFDQRGCGKSTPHAELTDNTTWHLVSDIERLREHLEIDRWQVFGGSWGSTLALSYAQTHPDKVSELVLRGIFMLRRWELEWFYQKGCDALYPDAWETYLLAIPEVERGDLMSAYHRRLTSSDAKTRLDAARAWSVWEGATSFLYQDEAYISSSGEDEFALAFARIECHYFVNGGFFEHDDQLLRNVDRIRKIPAVIVQGRYDVVCPIRSAWDLHRAWPEADLHIVQDAGHSAFEPGITHELVEATDSFARRKVGD